From the Cohaesibacter sp. ES.047 genome, one window contains:
- the ribB gene encoding 3,4-dihydroxy-2-butanone-4-phosphate synthase: MIDMQRVADAIRAFEKGEMVVVTDDDDRENEGDLIVSANKVTPEQMAFIIRHSSGIVCTPMTAEDAERLQLTPMVAHNNAPLSTAFTVSVDFKHGTTTGISAEERCTTVHGLANGNAAPADFVRPGHVFPLIAKEGGVLVRSGHTEAAVDLCRLAGLPPVGVISELVNDNGSVKRGPEVLAFAQEHGIKHVSVADLIAYRQRTEHLVDRIDEFDYATRHGLARAVTFRAQFDDMEHLALVFGDIRGGTDIPVRLHQENVLGDVFGANGNLDEIVKRFAADKGVLVYLRDGSPCVANGSMRPREGLEAAETEEHRSAKTRDDDWRDIGLGAQILTELGISSIQLLSSKERHYVGLNGFGLQISGTVLI, from the coding sequence ATGATCGATATGCAACGTGTCGCCGATGCCATCCGGGCCTTTGAAAAAGGCGAAATGGTTGTCGTAACGGACGATGATGACCGAGAGAATGAAGGGGATCTCATCGTTTCCGCCAACAAAGTCACCCCCGAGCAGATGGCTTTCATCATCCGGCACAGTTCCGGCATCGTCTGCACACCGATGACGGCGGAGGATGCGGAACGGCTGCAGCTTACGCCTATGGTGGCCCACAACAACGCCCCGCTCTCAACGGCTTTCACTGTCTCGGTGGACTTCAAGCATGGCACCACGACAGGCATCTCTGCAGAGGAGCGCTGCACAACGGTGCATGGCCTTGCAAACGGCAATGCTGCGCCTGCGGATTTCGTCCGGCCCGGTCACGTCTTCCCGCTGATCGCCAAAGAGGGCGGCGTTCTCGTGCGCTCCGGCCATACCGAAGCGGCCGTTGATCTTTGCCGCCTTGCCGGGTTGCCGCCGGTTGGCGTGATTTCCGAGTTGGTCAACGACAATGGGTCGGTCAAGCGTGGCCCCGAAGTGCTGGCCTTTGCGCAGGAGCATGGCATCAAGCATGTCTCGGTTGCCGATCTCATCGCCTATCGTCAACGCACCGAGCATCTGGTGGATCGGATCGACGAGTTTGACTATGCCACCCGCCATGGCCTTGCGCGGGCGGTGACCTTCCGCGCCCAGTTTGATGATATGGAGCATCTGGCTCTCGTCTTCGGTGACATCCGGGGCGGCACCGATATTCCCGTCCGGCTGCATCAGGAGAATGTCCTTGGCGACGTGTTTGGTGCCAACGGCAATCTGGATGAAATCGTCAAGCGCTTCGCCGCCGACAAGGGGGTTCTGGTCTATTTGCGCGACGGATCGCCGTGCGTTGCAAATGGGTCCATGCGGCCGCGCGAGGGGCTGGAAGCTGCCGAAACCGAGGAGCATCGCAGCGCCAAGACTCGCGATGACGACTGGCGCGATATCGGCCTTGGTGCCCAGATCCTCACGGAGCTGGGTATTTCCTCGATCCAGCTCTTGTCGTCGAAGGAACGGCATTATGTCGGCTTGAACGGCTTTGGCCTGCAAATCTCCGGCACCGTGCTGATTTGA
- the fabI gene encoding enoyl-ACP reductase FabI — protein sequence MSEKPQLMKGKRGLIMGVANNRSIAWGIAKACRDAGAELALTYQGDALKKRVDPLAEQLDAFVAGHCDVTVPETIDEVFANIEKEWGKIDFVVHCIAYSDKDELTGRYIETSAENFSKSLFISCYSFTAIAQRAEKLMKEGGSLLTLTYYGAEKVMPHYNVMGVAKSALETSVRYLAEDLGKQNIRVNAISAGPIKTLAASGIGDFRYILKWNEYNSPLRRTVTIDEVGDSAVYFLSDYSRGVTGEVLHVDSGYHVVGMKAVDAPDISVN from the coding sequence ATGTCTGAAAAGCCGCAATTGATGAAGGGCAAACGTGGCCTGATCATGGGTGTTGCCAACAACCGCTCTATCGCTTGGGGCATTGCCAAAGCATGTCGGGACGCCGGCGCGGAACTGGCGCTGACCTATCAGGGTGACGCTCTCAAGAAGCGGGTTGATCCGCTTGCCGAACAGCTGGACGCCTTTGTCGCCGGTCATTGCGACGTGACCGTTCCGGAGACCATCGACGAGGTCTTCGCCAATATCGAGAAGGAATGGGGCAAAATCGACTTTGTCGTTCACTGCATCGCCTATTCCGACAAGGACGAACTCACCGGCCGCTATATTGAAACAAGCGCCGAGAACTTCTCCAAGTCCTTGTTCATCTCCTGCTACTCCTTCACCGCGATTGCCCAGCGTGCGGAGAAGCTGATGAAAGAGGGTGGCTCTTTGTTGACGCTGACCTACTATGGTGCCGAAAAGGTCATGCCGCACTACAATGTGATGGGTGTTGCCAAATCTGCGCTGGAAACGTCTGTGCGCTATCTGGCTGAGGATCTGGGCAAACAGAACATTCGCGTCAATGCGATTTCTGCTGGTCCGATCAAAACGCTCGCAGCTTCCGGCATCGGCGACTTCCGCTATATCCTGAAATGGAACGAGTATAACTCTCCCTTGCGTCGCACGGTTACGATTGATGAAGTCGGCGATTCCGCTGTCTATTTCCTCTCTGACTATTCTCGCGGTGTGACGGGTGAAGTGCTCCACGTCGATTCGGGCTATCACGTTGTCGGCATGAAGGCCGTCGACGCGCCGGACATCTCGGTAAACTAA
- a CDS encoding histidine phosphatase family protein, producing the protein MSTPPIFYIRHGETDWNAEFRYQGQKDIPLNAKGEGQAQRNGRRLAELLPDPTGVDLFCSPMTRTRQTLALALEAAGWTDSPWARTCVFEERLREFSFGDWEGWTLEEIREREPEQYLKREQDKWATKMPNGESYEDLSLRVGAWFHKLDKPTVVIAHGGVLRIVRHFLEKIPQQEAPLLKTPQDKIYFWSGTEASWL; encoded by the coding sequence ATGTCGACCCCGCCGATTTTCTATATCCGTCATGGTGAGACAGACTGGAACGCCGAATTCCGCTATCAGGGTCAGAAGGACATTCCGCTCAATGCCAAGGGGGAAGGGCAGGCGCAGCGAAATGGTCGGCGGCTGGCAGAGCTTTTGCCTGATCCGACCGGGGTTGATCTTTTCTGCAGTCCCATGACCCGAACGCGCCAGACTCTCGCGCTGGCTCTGGAAGCCGCTGGCTGGACGGACAGCCCATGGGCTCGGACCTGTGTGTTCGAGGAAAGATTGCGGGAATTCTCGTTCGGAGACTGGGAAGGGTGGACCCTTGAGGAAATCAGGGAGCGTGAACCTGAACAATACCTGAAGCGCGAGCAGGACAAATGGGCGACCAAGATGCCCAATGGCGAGAGCTATGAGGACTTGTCCTTGCGTGTCGGCGCATGGTTTCACAAGCTCGACAAACCGACCGTTGTGATTGCGCATGGGGGTGTTTTGAGAATTGTCCGTCACTTTCTGGAGAAGATTCCTCAACAGGAAGCGCCCTTGTTGAAAACGCCGCAAGACAAAATTTACTTTTGGTCCGGCACCGAAGCAAGCTGGTTATAG
- a CDS encoding ceramidase domain-containing protein — protein sequence MDLFTSVDIYCERTDASYWSEPINAVTNLSFILAAIWAYWVYRAIRHNSNRRGHDVQILVAIVMAGLIGIGSYLFHTHAQVWSSLADVIPIWTFVAFYLFLAIYRIVGTSLVRALTVYGVSLAVIAALIYLVSNLILASDSASAGSDGFNGSLQYLPGILALFGFALVMAIKRHPARGWIFAAAVTFTLSIVFRSVDMAVCARFPLGTHFLWHLLNGLFIGLLLQALVRHGQPRLAKAYRN from the coding sequence ATGGACCTCTTTACCTCGGTCGATATCTATTGTGAACGCACTGATGCAAGCTATTGGTCAGAACCGATCAATGCCGTGACCAATCTGTCCTTCATCTTGGCCGCCATTTGGGCTTATTGGGTGTATCGGGCGATCCGGCACAATTCGAATCGGCGCGGTCATGACGTCCAGATTCTCGTTGCCATCGTGATGGCCGGACTGATCGGCATCGGCTCCTATCTGTTTCACACCCATGCTCAGGTCTGGTCGTCCCTTGCAGACGTGATCCCCATCTGGACCTTTGTGGCCTTCTATCTGTTTCTCGCCATCTACCGGATTGTCGGAACAAGCCTCGTGCGCGCCCTGACTGTCTATGGCGTGTCGCTGGCCGTTATCGCGGCACTGATTTACTTGGTTTCAAACCTCATCCTCGCCAGTGACAGCGCATCAGCAGGCAGCGACGGGTTCAACGGTTCCCTTCAATATCTGCCAGGTATTCTTGCGCTGTTCGGATTTGCACTGGTGATGGCCATCAAGCGCCATCCCGCCAGAGGCTGGATCTTTGCCGCCGCTGTCACGTTCACACTGTCCATCGTCTTCCGGTCTGTTGACATGGCTGTCTGCGCCCGCTTCCCGCTTGGCACGCATTTCCTGTGGCATCTGCTCAACGGTCTTTTCATCGGCCTTCTTCTTCAGGCACTTGTGCGACACGGCCAGCCGCGCCTTGCTAAAGCATATCGCAATTAA
- a CDS encoding response regulator, with protein sequence MQNDTHILVIEDDTEIRSLIANLLERNGWTSSLARNSVEADEIMSRRRIDLILLDVMLPGEDGLSICARLRAISTLPILFLSAKSEDIDRVVGLEMGADDYLTKPFNPRELEARIKALLRRSRMSVQETWIKAPVLYFGGMWQLDLRKRELSDYDDVVVYLTPAEFDLLRVFCERPGLTLSREQLIELTHGRNSNATDRSIDILISRLRRKLERGKDHQKLIHTVRSGGYEFIAEVSETKA encoded by the coding sequence ATGCAGAATGATACACACATACTTGTCATCGAGGATGACACTGAAATCCGGTCGTTGATAGCCAATTTGCTGGAACGCAACGGCTGGACCTCCTCACTGGCCAGAAACAGTGTGGAAGCGGATGAAATCATGTCGCGTCGCCGGATTGACCTCATTCTTCTGGATGTCATGTTGCCCGGTGAGGACGGTTTGAGCATCTGCGCACGCCTGCGCGCGATTTCCACACTGCCAATCCTGTTTCTGTCAGCAAAGAGCGAAGACATCGACCGGGTGGTCGGGCTGGAAATGGGGGCGGATGACTATCTGACCAAGCCCTTCAACCCGCGTGAGCTGGAAGCCCGGATCAAGGCACTGCTGCGCCGCAGCCGTATGTCGGTTCAGGAAACCTGGATCAAGGCACCTGTTCTGTACTTTGGTGGCATGTGGCAGCTGGATCTGCGCAAGCGCGAACTCTCGGACTATGATGATGTGGTCGTCTATCTGACGCCAGCAGAGTTCGATCTGCTTCGGGTCTTCTGCGAGCGCCCCGGGCTGACGCTGAGCCGAGAGCAACTCATCGAGTTGACCCATGGGCGCAATTCAAACGCGACCGACCGCAGCATTGATATTCTCATCTCCCGTTTGCGCCGCAAACTGGAGCGGGGCAAAGACCATCAGAAACTCATTCATACCGTGCGCTCCGGGGGCTACGAATTCATTGCAGAGGTCAGCGAGACCAAGGCATGA
- a CDS encoding GFA family protein: MSEILHGRCLCGAVEFECDPGHEPMTMCHCKQCRQWSGHAWPSISVPVSSLKVTKGHDQIKWFISSEFAKRGFCSDCGSSLFWHPDRHSEWKDEIAVSAGTIEDFFGRKLAKHIFVASKGNYYDITDKLVQEDD; this comes from the coding sequence ATGAGCGAGATCTTGCATGGTCGCTGCCTGTGCGGCGCGGTGGAATTTGAATGTGACCCGGGGCATGAGCCAATGACGATGTGCCATTGCAAACAGTGCCGGCAATGGTCAGGTCACGCCTGGCCAAGCATCTCGGTGCCTGTTTCCAGTCTCAAGGTTACAAAGGGACACGACCAGATCAAATGGTTCATTTCGTCGGAGTTTGCAAAGCGTGGATTTTGCTCCGACTGCGGCTCATCTCTGTTTTGGCATCCAGATCGACATTCTGAGTGGAAAGACGAGATCGCCGTTTCGGCTGGAACCATCGAAGACTTTTTCGGCAGAAAACTCGCCAAGCATATCTTCGTCGCCAGCAAGGGCAACTATTACGATATCACTGACAAGCTGGTGCAAGAAGACGACTGA
- a CDS encoding TetR/AcrR family transcriptional regulator, producing the protein MNSVHRRLEIVNAAFDCIAATGHLSTSTTELAYKVGISQPAIFRHFRSKQQLHQAILDEANQRVIEELKRNISNSESWNSPLVLLRQIIIQMGESFKREPGVWLTLICQRSIAAEAEMLDEQSGISGNKDAIEQLSYALERLGNAAIDNKQVQQDTRAADLSKTCLAVLIGMGQLWLNGGCEFDLSERLDFAVRGIIAGYKSTEGEIDVPMSAIA; encoded by the coding sequence ATGAACAGCGTTCACAGACGACTCGAGATCGTTAATGCAGCGTTTGATTGCATCGCTGCAACGGGTCACTTGTCGACTTCCACCACAGAGCTTGCCTATAAGGTTGGGATCTCCCAGCCAGCGATCTTCAGGCATTTCCGCTCAAAACAGCAATTGCATCAGGCTATATTGGATGAAGCCAATCAGCGCGTCATCGAAGAGCTGAAACGCAACATCAGCAATTCGGAGAGCTGGAACAGTCCGCTTGTCCTGCTGCGTCAGATCATCATTCAGATGGGCGAAAGCTTCAAGAGGGAGCCGGGCGTCTGGCTCACCTTGATCTGTCAGCGCTCCATCGCAGCCGAGGCAGAAATGCTGGATGAACAGTCCGGTATTTCTGGCAACAAGGATGCCATTGAACAGCTGAGCTACGCTCTCGAGCGTCTCGGCAATGCTGCGATTGACAACAAACAGGTTCAACAGGATACGAGGGCGGCAGATCTTAGCAAAACGTGCCTCGCTGTGCTGATTGGCATGGGGCAACTGTGGCTGAATGGCGGTTGCGAATTTGATCTCAGTGAACGTCTGGACTTCGCGGTCCGGGGGATCATTGCCGGTTACAAGTCAACCGAGGGCGAAATCGACGTTCCGATGTCTGCCATCGCCTGA
- the aroC gene encoding chorismate synthase yields MSHNSFGHLFRVTTWGESHGPAIGCTIDGCPSLVPLVKEDIQGDLDRRRPGQSRYTTQRQEPDQIEILSGVFAHPETGEQVTTGTSIGLIIHNTDQRSKDYGDIAERYRPGHADYTYDAKYGIRDYRGGGRSSARETAMRVAAGAVARKLLPNVSIRGALVQMGLHKINRDNWDWKEVGNNPFFCPDKEAAEQWADYLDDIRKSGSSCGAVIEVVASGVSAGLGAPIYAKLDQDIASAMMSINAVKGVEIGEGFEAAALTGEENADEMRIGPDGKPNFLSNHAGGILGGISNGQDVVVRFAIKPTSSILTPKKSITRSGNEVDVMTKGRHDPCVGIRAVPVGEAMLALVLADHTLLHRAQQGGER; encoded by the coding sequence ATGTCGCACAACAGTTTTGGACATCTTTTTCGCGTCACGACCTGGGGCGAAAGCCATGGGCCGGCAATCGGCTGCACCATCGATGGCTGCCCCTCTCTGGTCCCCTTGGTCAAGGAAGACATCCAGGGTGATCTCGATCGCCGTCGCCCCGGCCAGTCGCGCTACACGACCCAACGGCAGGAGCCCGACCAGATCGAGATTCTGTCCGGAGTTTTTGCGCATCCCGAAACGGGCGAACAGGTAACCACCGGCACATCGATCGGTTTGATCATTCACAACACCGATCAGCGGTCGAAGGATTATGGCGATATTGCCGAGCGATATCGTCCCGGTCATGCCGATTACACCTATGACGCCAAATATGGCATTCGCGACTATCGCGGCGGTGGACGGTCCTCTGCACGAGAAACCGCCATGCGTGTCGCCGCAGGTGCCGTTGCTCGTAAGCTCTTGCCTAATGTTTCCATCCGCGGCGCTCTGGTGCAGATGGGACTGCACAAGATCAACCGGGACAACTGGGACTGGAAGGAAGTGGGCAACAATCCCTTCTTCTGTCCCGACAAGGAAGCTGCCGAACAGTGGGCTGACTATCTTGATGACATTCGCAAGTCCGGCTCCTCATGCGGAGCCGTGATCGAAGTGGTGGCATCCGGCGTGTCTGCTGGTCTTGGCGCACCAATTTACGCCAAGCTCGATCAGGATATTGCCAGCGCCATGATGTCGATTAATGCCGTCAAGGGCGTGGAGATCGGTGAAGGCTTTGAGGCTGCCGCGCTGACCGGCGAGGAAAATGCCGATGAAATGCGCATCGGCCCAGATGGCAAGCCGAATTTCCTCTCCAATCACGCAGGGGGCATTCTGGGCGGCATATCAAACGGTCAGGACGTCGTGGTCCGGTTCGCCATCAAGCCCACCAGCTCAATTCTGACGCCCAAGAAGTCCATAACCCGCTCGGGAAATGAAGTGGATGTGATGACCAAGGGGCGTCATGATCCTTGCGTCGGCATCCGGGCTGTGCCGGTTGGCGAAGCCATGCTGGCCCTCGTTCTGGCCGACCACACCTTGCTCCATCGCGCGCAGCAAGGGGGCGAACGTTGA